A window from Malassezia japonica chromosome 1, complete sequence encodes these proteins:
- the RET2 gene encoding coatomer subunit delta (EggNog:ENOG503NUZ9; BUSCO:EOG09264V3H; COG:U), which produces MSGSRIEALLASFPKLIHSGSQHTFVETDSVRFVYQPLEDLYMILITTKNSNILQDIDTLHLLARAVSDQCHSLEEHDILMSCFEILEAFDEIVSMGYRENVSLSQVRTMLEMDSHEERIHEIIERNKELEAKEELKRRARQLEMQRRDATRRQQGGFGGDGYQGVSKTYDTPAAAPVHSMPESQPAAPATPFKGKGMQLGKKPKGAALMGSLQKTDRRIPSESQPVTPAQAPVAAPVAAPVAAPAPAPAPAPVPAPAPRAAPAAPAKGMSLGSAPLRKKEPVVPQPSLLEQDTPELAPPPVEKSPQVVQPPAFVQKDVQQQLADLNVADGGTWGAYGAEAQPEAQADPYGELEGQADPYGELEGQADPYGEPEGQADPYGELEGQADPYGELEGQADPYGEPEALDAYAPKDEGAAFDAFAPKDEGAAFDAFAPKDEGAAFDAYAPKDNTAAFDAYAPKDEGAAFDAYAPKDESAAFDAYAPKEDTAAFDAYAPKDESAAFDAYAPKDDAAAFGAFAQPTGVQDQYDPEAREPEDAWGAHTAPAPTSDSLFEPADAYASKEPAFEPTAEDPYFSAGAPAQSSLLDTDDVYESQQAEAAFQPEPEVPAPAPVEVPAPKSLEVPEPEPEAPPTPAKTSATLPASMAAATPAAEPAVAPIAPAPTAAPAAPAPAAAAAPASVELLAKERVTFAGNRDGGLDSLEIKGDLHLKITDAALARLSLGVTAGAQFGGKEVTYRTHPHVDKNVWESRRIALRDPKRPFPLNQQVGVLRWRSVTKDESQKPLGVMVWLSPTGDGGCEVNVEYELENSELELSDVSIVIPVPAGAEPAVIDPEDGAYEFDAQNARVIWRLDSISAQNPAANLEFTVPSGGDDVDVFFPVSVDFTSSRTLLNLQVNDVTSQESGAPIPFAFHAQLNTDHYLVH; this is translated from the coding sequence ATGTCTGGCTCGCGGATCGAGGCACTGCTCGCCTCCTTCCCGAAGCTGATCCATTCGGGGTCGCAACACACGTTTGTCGAGACGGACAGCGTGCGGTTCGTGTACCAGCCGCTTGAGGATCTGTATATGATCTTGATCACGACCAAGAACTCCAACATCCTACAGGACATTGACACGCTGCACCTCCTCGCGCGGGCAGTGAGCGACCAGTGTCACTCGCTCGAGGAACACGACATCCTCATGTCCTGCTTCGAGATCCTCGAGGCATTCGACGAGATCGTCAGCATGGGATACCGCGAGAACGTGTCGCTGTCCCAGGTCCGCACGATGCTCGAGATGGACTCGCACGAAGAGCGCATCCACGAGATCATCGAGCGCaacaaggagctcgaggcgaagGAGGAGCTcaagcgccgtgcgcgccagctcgaaatgcagcgtcgcgacgccaCACGCCGCCAGCAGGGCGGGTTCGGAGGGGACGGCTACCAGGGCGTCTCCAAGACGTACGacacgccggccgccgcgccggtgcaCAGCATGCCGGAGTCGcagccggccgcgccggccacgCCGTTCAAGGGCAAGGGCATGCAGCTGGGGAAAAAGCCCaagggcgccgcgctcatGGGCAGCTTGCAAAAGACCGACCGCCGCATCCCGTCAGAGAGCCAGCCGGTaacgccggcgcaggcgcccgTCGCGGCCCCCGTCGCGGCCCCCGTCGCAGCCCCGGCCCCGGCCCCGGCTCCGGCTCCGGTtcctgctcctgctccgCGCGCGGCTCCGGCTGCGCCAGCCAAGGGCATGAGCCTCGGAtccgcgccgctccgcaAAAAGGAGCCGGTTGTGCCCCAgccgtcgctgctcgagcaggacaCGCCGGaactcgcgccgccgcccgtcgAAAAGTCGCCGCAGGTCGTGCAGCCGCCGGCGTTTGTGCAGAAGGacgtgcagcagcagctggCTGACCTGAACGTTGCTGACGGTGGCACGTGGGGCGCGTACGGTGCCGAGGCAcagcccgaggcgcaggcagACCCCTATGGCGAACTCGAGGGCCAGGCGGATCCCTATGGCGAGCTCGAAGGTCAGGCGGACCCTTACGGTGAGCCCGAGGGCCAGGCGGACCCCTACGGTGAGCTCGAAGGCCAGGCGGACCCCTACGGCGAACTCGAGGGCCAGGCGGACCCCTACggcgagcccgaggcgttGGATGCGTACGCGCCAAAGGACGAGGGCGCTGCCTTTGATGCGTTCGCTCCCAAGGACGAGGGTGCCGCCTTTGACGCTTTTGCGCCCAAGGACGAGGGTGCCGCCTTTGATGCATACGCGCCAAAGGATAACACTGCGGCATTTGACGCGTACGCCCCCAAGGACGAGGGTGCCGCCTTTGACGCGTACGCTCCCAAGGACGAGTCCGCCGCGTTCGACGCCTATGCTCCCAAGGAAGACACTGCGGCATTTGACGCCTACGCTCCCAAGGACGAGTCCGCCGCATTCGACGCCTATGCTCCCAAggacgacgccgccgcgttTGGCGCTTTTGCGCAGCCCACCGGCGTGCAAGACCAGTACGaccccgaggcgcgtgaGCCTGAGGATGCGTGGGGCGCCCACACGGCTCCTGCGCCTAcgagcgactcgctctTTGAGCCTGCGGATGCGTACGCCTCGAAAGAGCCCGCGTTTGAGCCGACCGCCGAGGACCCCTACTTCTCGgctggcgcgcctgcaCAGTCTTCGCTGCTTGACACGGACGACGTCTACGAGTCccagcaggccgaggccgcgttccagcccgagcccgaggtgcctgcgccggccccGGTTGAGGTGCCTGCGCCCAAGTCGCTCGAGGTccccgagcccgagcccgaggcgccgccgacgcccgccaagacgagcgcgacgctcccTGCCTCGATGGCCGCGGCTACTCCGGCGGCTGAGCCTGCTGTTGCGCCCATTGCACCTGCGCCTACCGCTGCACCCGCTGCACCCGCCCCcgctgctgccgctgcgcccgccagtgtcgagctgcttgccaAGGAGCGTGTCACCTTTGCCGGCAACCGTGACGGCGGcctcgactcgctcgagatCAAGGGTGACCTGCACCTCAAGATCAccgatgcggcgcttgcgcgcctctcgctcggcgtgacggccggcgcgcagtTTGGCGGCAAGGAGGTCACCTACCGTACGCACCCCCACGTCGACAAGAACGTGTGGGAGAGCCGCCGTATTGCGCTGCGTGACCCCAAGCGCCCCTTCCCACTGAACCAGCaggtcggcgtgctgcgctggcgctcggtcACGAAGGACGAATCGCAGAAGCCGCTTGGCGTGATGGTGTGGCTGAGCCCTaccggcgacggcggctgCGAGGTGAACGTCGAGTACGAGCTGGAAAACAGCGAGCTGGAGCTTTCAGACGTCTCGATCGTGATCCCCGTGCctgccggtgccgagccTGCGGTGATCGACCCCGAGGACGGCGCGTACGAGTTCGACGCACAGAACGCGCGCGTCATCTGGCGCCTCGACAGCATCTCGGCGCAGAACCCTGCGGCGAACCTCGAGTTcaccgtgccgagcggcggcgacgacgtcgacgtgTTCTTCCCCGTCTCGGTCGATTTCACCTCGTCTCGTACGCTGCTTAATCTGCAGGTCAACGACGTGACCTCGCAAGagtccggcgcgccgatTCCGTTCGCGTTCCACGCACAGCTGAACACGGACCACTACCTGGTGCACTAG
- the PRE1 gene encoding proteasome endopeptidase complex (EggNog:ENOG503NX90; COG:O; MEROPS:MER0002676; BUSCO:EOG09263WSS), with protein sequence MECLLGITGQGYTIIASDNNAARSIVKMKSDEDKQKVLSKNLVMTYSGESGDTIQFAEYIERNMRLYSIRNNIDLRPKAAAAWIRTQLAESIRSRKPYQVNLLLGGYDAPSKTPALYWVDYLGTQVEVPFAAQGYAAYLTLSTMDRYHRPDMSLEEGLDLLKRCIDELRKRLVIDVGTFTVRVVDEHGVRSIDLA encoded by the exons ATGGAGTGCCTCTTGGGCATCACTGGCCAAGGCTATACAATCATCGCGTCGGACAACAATGCCGCGCGGTCGATCGTGAAGATGAAaagcgacgaggacaagCAAAAGGTCCTCAGCAAAAACCTGGTCATGACCTACTCGGGCGAGTCGGGCGACACGATCCAGTTTGCCGAGTACATTGAGCGCAACATGCGCCTCTATTCGATCCG AAACAACATCGACCTGCGCCCAAAGGCGGCCGCAGCGTGGATCCGCAcacagctcgccgagtcgaTCCGCTCGCGCAAGCCCTACCAGGTGAacctgctcctcggcggctACGACGCGCCATCCAAGACGCCGGCGCTCTACTGGGTCGACtacctcggcacgcaggtCGAGGTGCCGTTTGCCGCACAGGGCTATGCGGCGTACCTCACGCTGTCGACCATGGACCGCTACCACCGCCCGGATATGTCGCTCGAAGAGGGCCTGGACCTGCTCAAGCGGTGCATTGACGAGCTCCGGAAACGTCTCGTGATCGACGTAGGCACGTTTAccgtgcgcgtcgtcgacgagcacggcgtcCGCTCCATAGACCTCGCGTAG
- a CDS encoding uncharacterized protein (EggNog:ENOG503P7N0; COG:S; BUSCO:EOG09264DY4): MAESTARDAEAAHRHVMLTELFGMHPRAIVDALVVHANEHLYLLGAKLEEQVRALLPADQAERDAEQGVHAITTLLENVIDYIMDAFELFCMDSVFVITPAQSRRMTLSHHRGLDLRGETQERIPDAEHALRRRIASARATQHRLAQAEQAAHVRLQRAEAVRSAYAFFGVEAKRALGDASPVDAAHKVTLAVPKVLAALERLRAERPLAHALLPAPDAEHPVDQRAWEKGRDEYLNWEAHRIIASMRAHSS; encoded by the exons ATGGCCGAGAGCactgcgcgcgacgccgaggcggcgcaccgccatGTGATGCTCACCGAGCTGTTTGGGATGCATCCCCGGGCGATCGTCGATGCACTCGTCGTGCACGCAAACGAGCACCTGTacctcctcggcgcgaaactcgaggagcaggtgcgcgcCCTCCTCCCGGCCGaccaggccgagcgcgacgcggagcaGGGCGTGCACGCGATCACGACGCTGCTGGAGAATGTGATCGACTATATTATGGATGCATTCGAGCTGTTTTGCATGGACTCGGTGTTTGTTATAACCCCGGCACAGTCGCGGCGCATGACCCTCAGCCACCACCGGGGGCTCGACCTGCGGGGCGAGACACAGGAACGGATTCCCGACGCGGAGCACgctctgcggcgcaggatcGCGAGC GCCCGCGCGACACAGCACCGCCTCGCACAGGCCGAgcaagcggcgcacgtccgcctgcagcgcgccgaggccgtgcgctctGCCTATGCGTTTTTCGGCGTGGAGGCCAAACGGGCGCTCGgggacgcgtcgccggtcgacgcggcACACAAGGtgacgctcgccgtgccCAAGGTCCTCGCGgcactcgagcgcctgcgcgcagAGCGCCCACTAGCCCACGCCCTCCTCCCTGCGCCCGACGCAGAGCACCCGGTGGACCAACGCGCGTGGGAAAAAGGGCGCGACGAGTACCTCAACTGGGAGGCACACCGGATTATTGCGAGCATGCGTGCCCATTCCAGCTAG